DNA from Petropleomorpha daqingensis:
CGACTACGCCGGCGCGCAGTACCAGGGCGTGCCGCCGCAGCTCGACGCGCTGCACCCCGGCACCCAGCTGGTCACGATGACCATCGGCGGGAACGACAGCAACGTCTTCATCAGCTCGATCCTCGAGTGCGGCACCCTCGGCGCCAGCACGCTGGGCCAGGGCAGCCCCTGCAAGGACCGCTACGGCTCCTCGTTCGAGGACACCATCAACACCACCACCTACCCGGCGCTGGTGCAGGCGCTGCAGGCGGTCCGGGACCGCGCGCCGGACGCGCAGGTCGCGATCCTCGGCTACCCCTGGATCCTCCCGGCCACCGGCGGCTGCTTCGACAAGATGCCGGTCGCGGAGGGCGACGTCCCCTACCTGCGCGGGGTGCAGGCGACGCTCAACGACGCCGTCCGCCGCGCCGCCGCGGCCACCGGCGCGACCTACGTCGACATGAACCAGGTGTCCGAGGGGCACGACGCCTGCCAGGCGATCGGCGTCCGCTGGATCGA
Protein-coding regions in this window:
- a CDS encoding SGNH/GDSL hydrolase family protein, with protein sequence MRRLATCVLAAAAVVTGVVVAPTASAGTTQPLDYVALGDSYSAASGVLPPDPTAAPQCLRSTSNYPHVIAAATGAQLTDVTCGGADTGDYAGAQYQGVPPQLDALHPGTQLVTMTIGGNDSNVFISSILECGTLGASTLGQGSPCKDRYGSSFEDTINTTTYPALVQALQAVRDRAPDAQVAILGYPWILPATGGCFDKMPVAEGDVPYLRGVQATLNDAVRRAAAATGATYVDMNQVSEGHDACQAIGVRWIEPVLQGTNPVIVHPNALGESQMAAQTMAVLGLS